From Chrysemys picta bellii isolate R12L10 chromosome 1, ASM1138683v2, whole genome shotgun sequence:
CAGCACATGGCCATTTCAATAAAAGGGCCATCTTATCCATAACTACTCGTGATGCAAGAAGAGAATTTagtgtcaatgggagctggatgtAGATGGAAACAACATGCCCATTAGAAAGAGCAACTAGGAAAACTCACTCAAAACACACACCAAATGTCTTTCCTAATGCCATTAGGCAGGAATGCCCTAAATAAAGCTTCTTCTAACACCTCTCTAACCCCAGAACAGATAGAACCTTGTGAGAGTGGGAAAGTAGTTAGTTTGGACAGTGTCCATCAAAGAATTCGCTCAAGACAGAATAGCTGGAGTAGGCACAGAAAAAAGCTGTTCCTTTTCCCTGTTACTCTTCAACATTATACTAGATCCTCCACCATAAAGATCAGGTGCCACTGTGAAGTAGCAGATATCAAAATTACATACCGGAATGAGTTGAATTTGATAGAGGCAGACTGCATCTTTGGTTGCTTACTAACATTAAGGATACCACTCCCAATCTGCTAAAAATCAGTCAGTCATTAATTACTGTAGAGACAAAGTAAAACTGGAATGACTCTAAAGTCATGCAGCTAATAACAAAAGTCTTTCCTGTGCCAATCTCAACAGATCTTTCAGCCAGGTTAAACAGAGTACCTCGGCATCTGAATCACTCCAGACCTATTAAAAAGTACCTATCCTTAACACGGAGGACTTGTCTTCTGTGGGACTATGCATGAGCAAATGGATGACAGAATCTAGCCCCCAATCTCTTCAATTTGTGCTTAACAGCAAAAATTTTATTTTCTTGCCCATTTCATTTTAAGGAAATACTGAGTGCACAAGATTAAGCAATAGCtatttagggatttttttctgcCAATCAGATGCGGTTGTCAATTTTCCatgaataaaatgaaaagaaaaaaaaaatgtggatgaTCAAAGTATCCTGCGGTTATGTTCACACTGTGCCTGagtcatttacaccaatgtaaatatgGAACAATgggactgaagtcaatggtatcaCAAAAGGTTAAAGGAGGGAAAAGCAGAACAAGTGGTTTTAACTTGCTAGCTTTAAATCTTTTTTCTCACTGAACCAATATACTATTTTACAGAGGATAATACAGTACATTATAGATGTACTGAAACTGGAAAAGAATATTTAATCCGATAATAAATGAAGAACACAGTCGTGGGCATTGTGATGGATGGCTACACCTGAATTTATGGTCTGCATATTAATATCCTTATGAATTATATATGATATAAAATTTCCTCTCTCGAGCATGAGCTAGAGATTTTCTGTAGACAAGGACTTCCTGAAGGCCAAAAAGGAGGCGTCTAGAAAGAACAACTTCAGGCATGCTCCAAGAATGTAGACAGAAGATAATATAGTGGGAGACCAACACCACAAGGGGCATGCAACACAGATGAACTTGCATATAgttaagtatcgggggtagccgtgttagtctgtatctacaaaaacaacaaggagtctgctggcaccttaaagactaacagatttatttgggcataagctttcgtaggttgcatgcgaagaagtgaggtttttacccacaaaagcttatgcccaaataaatctgttagtctttaaggtgccaccagactccttgttgtttttgcgtATAGTTGCCTTTCAGGGTAGGTGCAGACCTTTGGGGAGACGAGAAGTGCTGGTTTTCCCAGAGCAACTGGCTACAAACTGGGAGATGAGAAAAATTATGCTTATGTGAGGAAGAGTAACCAGAAAGTATCCACGAAACTGGCAGTGTCATGGTCACAGAAGTGGCTTGAAGGGCCTGTATTCCATGCTCTAAGAGATACCACCAATGTCAGGAACGCGGATGTGTTAATACTGTACCATCAATAATTCTttctggttgggggggggggggaaatcctttACATCACTGACATCTAGTATTTGCACCAAGCTCAAAATTACGGATTACAGAAAAAGGAAGTGAACTGAGAGTTTTCTGATTGCCTTTCCATGTCATTCTACACTCTTTTTTAGTTGGTGATTGGAAGTTTCTTATTACTCAGCAATATTGCTAAAGTACCAAGGTTTCATACTTGGCACAAGGTCATATTGAAATTATGAGCACTTGAATTGCTAGCCTATGAAAACATACAGTATTGAACTCCCAATAGTTTGAAATGTAggttccctgcccccaaacagacCTGGATTTCTGGAGTGTCATTTTCTTTTTGTGATTGTTTGCATTGGTTATCACACAACTAGGTTTTCTATTTGCCTTTTTATATGGCATCCTACAACATCTATGTGTGCCAGTCTATATAACTTGATGATTTTTTTAATACATCTTATTTATGTTCtgcataataaaaaataataataatatgaaacACTCCTAGAGACTAGGGTAATTACTACATTTCTCATGTGATTCAAGCCAATCAGTTTTTGACTTTGTGCTGCAACATAACCTGAGATGTGCTAAAGAGTCACAGAAGTACACAGAATATCATGTCATATTGGCTGATAACTTTTCATATGGCTGTGGTATTGTTTTCCTATATTAAAATTAATGTATTGTAGACAAACCCAACTTATTTTCTCACTGACTTTTACTGctacctgatctgttcattccttGAACCGTCTGTTGAAGTGTGTTACAGGTTGGCAATTTCATAACAAGAAGTGGGGGGGGAGCACATGTAACATTTTATGAGCATGCAGTGCAAAAAGAAAGTAGTCCATAGAAACCTATTATGAAAAAGCACAtatataatggatttttttttttttacagctgctttgccTCACACATTTACTCTTTCTGATGTCCAGGAAAATAAATTAAGTTTAAGTCTGAAAAATGCATATTACTAAGAAGAATGAATAAGTTATTTATGCAATTAAAATGTGGTTAAAGCAAATCCTCTCTCACCCTTGAAGTATTAACATTTTTCAGTTGAttaaactatttaataaactgaTGTTGCCCTCTAGTGTTCAAGTGGAGCTTCAAAATACTTCAGAAATAGAAGAATGATCCATACAAGTTATGCAATGGCTTCTCTTTTGTACCTGGAACAAAATGAATCTGGTAGACTGCAAGCAGTTTTTAGAAactaagaatatttttaaaataacttgttCCACTTCTTGTGGATGCTCAAATCTCAACTCTGTTTCCTTACCATATTGGTCACTGCCAACATGCAGCTTATTTCCATGCGTCTACTGTTAAAATGTCAAATGTCTGTTTACTATCTCATTTAGATGCAATGTTTTAAGATTGTATTTTTAGTTACATTAACCTACCACttgggccagagccagagcccaacGCATACTGTGTCTGCCAACTATCAGCTTCCTCCAAAGAGAAGACTATCCCAAttaacaccccctccccacctgtcTCCAACAATCTCCTTACTACAATAgagactcagggtacgtctatacttacctccgggtccagcggtaagcaatcgatcttctgggttcgatttatcgcgtcttgtctaaacacgataaatcgatcccaatcgatcccggaagtgctcgccgtcgacgccggtactcctgctccgcgagaggagtacgcagcatcgacgggggagcctgcctgccgcgtctggatccgcagtaagttcgaactaaggtacttcaacttcagctacgttattcccatagctgaagttgcgcatcttagttcgaagtggggggttagggTGGACCAGGCCTCACACTGGGAACTTCATGGCTTTAGACAGCCGCTCCAGCAAGTGAGCTAAAAGGGAGCCTCCTTCTGGCCCAGACAGTAAAAGCTAAGCTCTTTCCACAGCATGTGTATGAGTAAATTGTCTGTCACTAAGAGATATGCAAATAGGGATTATTATTAAACACATATGATGTATTAACAAGGTCTGTTGACACAGACCATATTCAAGACTTCAAATACTGACTGTCCTTTTAAAAGGAACATAGTCAACTTCAAATCTAGTCAGCCATCTTAAGAAGAAAGTTAGAAGTAGTTTCAGGCACTACTGCTGCTCCCATGTCCCTCTGACTATATTTATTATTTCACAAACACATTTTCCAAATATGTTTTCCCCCCATATTACTTGCTAAGAGTCTCATATAAATagtgggaaaaaaataaactgattGCAGACATAGTGTTGTCAACTACACAAAGTGAGCTGATAAAATGGAAATGCTGTTCTCtctctaatatttttcatttatcataatctaaggcagtggttttcaaacttcagGCCGCAACAAATGCAAGGCACTGGGTCACCTTGCTCAGCAGCCAGGGACCCTGGCGGCCAGCCAGGAAAAACTAGTAGTCTCTACCTGTTCTGATACCGTGCTGCGctccggaagcggccagcagcaggtccggctcctaggcagggaggcgacggggctctgcacactgcccccactccGAGCACCAGCtgcgcactcccattggccagaaaccgcCAATAGGTGCTGGGGGGTGCCTGCGGGCGACAGCCACTTGCACACCTCCTGCtgttggctgcttctggggcggtgccaggacaggcaggaaggcTGCTTCTGCACTCCggctgtgctgctgaccgggagccgccggaggtaagcccacgccccaaccctgtgccccaatcacctgccccagccctgagccaccccgaaacctggagccccctcctgcacctcaaacccctcatcctcagccccatcccagagctctgACCCTCCCGCCGCACAccaaccccctatcccagcccagagccccctcctacaccaagaacccctcattcccggctcCACCCCGCAGCcttcaccccagccctctgccccagccctgagcccctcccacacctcaaacccctcatccccagctctgttgggtcgcgggcatcaacaattttcttcaactgggttgccagaaaaaaagtttgaaaaccacagatCTAAGGTGTTACCTAATGTTACAATGACACATTTTCAGATTTAAGCATCATGAAGAAGCTGGTTTTGCCTCCATACAATGAAGTTCACTTAGAGCAAGTTTTCAACTTCTTTGTTTTGCATAAATTAATCTGTGAACAATTAATTTTTCttcataaatctgttagtttgaGTTAAAATTAAAGATGGATGCTTTAAGAAATTTATTCTAAGGAAATTATTTTTGTACTCCTCGTTTAATCCCATCCAAAAACCCCTCATCTCAAGCACCAAATTTCACACACAGCCTAAGAACTGATTGGATATAGGTtactttttgaatttaaaaatgaattatttccCCTTATTGATGATAATCCCATTTTCCCGTTGTTGATTATACTGGCTGTCAAATGGATGCTCTAGGATCtagactttcatttaaaaaaaaaatgattttagaCTTCATGGTTGTGACAAGCCTTAAAAACAAGAACTGgatttgcgccacagctcagaaacCCTGTCATCCCATCCCACACACCGTTGCTTCCCACAGCTATGCCCCCTGAATGTGGCTGTTCACTCCCACACTCTTGCTCATCCCTTGCCCCCATCCCCAGAGGCAAGGAAGTCCATGTGTAGAGTGCCTGTGGGTGTTAACAGCAGCAGAAtcttttacaggcagaagccaagTCACTACGTCATGCTTTTGTCCTGAAGAAACTTGAATGCAGCTTGCTTTACTTTGCAATGACAAAGCAGGTTCTCTCTCTGACATTTACGGCAAAAATCAGAAGTCAGAGATTAGTATCTCTATGAAAAGGCAGAGTGAAATTTGTGGTGCGTAATGGAGAGTTAGTGGCAGTGGCAAGACCCATGCCTGCAAGCGGTAGAATAGAAGACATATGGTGTTAGGTGGCTTAACCTTTCATTTCCTTGATTTTATATCAGGTATGTTTATGTATGTAGCAACCTTTACTCTTACACCGTGAAGTTTTGCATATgaatgatttctttttaaagtttgaaGTGTCCCTCTAAGGCATGAGGCAATGTATTAAATAGGACTGTCAGGTAAAAACAGTAGTGTTTACACACTGTTTAACGATATTTTTGTATAAAATAGTAACAGAATACAAGGATGGGCTGTACAGATGCACAAAATAAGTTTTGTTCACAACCTAATCAAGGTGCAGATTATGATGTTAGGATCttgattttttatttgaaatctaaAAACGTCTCTGCTTAACTTAGacagtgtttgtttattttatgatTTAGCAGTTAAATAAATTTTACTCCACAATTCAGGGTGtacttttttgggggaggggagcgggggaagAACATAtccacagctgtttgcccctttCCCACCTGTAGCTAAGAGAGAACACACCCTCCTCAAGGATTTCAGCACTGCAGCTTCTAACAAAGACTGCACTTCTTACCAATGTATTGTTTCAATTTCCCCTCCCATCACACATCAGCGTACATTCCATTGATCAAGTAGTCTAGCCTATTATAACGTCTTCTTTTCAGCGATTGAGACATTTTTCTGCCTATTAGCGCAATAACTAATAGCAAAAACACTATCCCAAAAAGTAAAGCTGCTACGAGACCACTTTTGTCACCAGATTGAGGGGCATGCTTGCTTTTTGGAACATCATCTAATAGGTAGGCTTCTGAATCACGCTGCCTATTATCCTGGTGCATATTTTGAAAAGGAGCCAAGGAATCCTTATTAAGCAAAGCAACAACTGACAAAGAAAAGAGATCGATGCTGCTAGTACTGTCTGTAGAGGTGGCTATTGGCTTGATAGTGGTGGCAGATGTTCTGAGCCTTGCAAATTCTGTAGCAGTTCTGAAATTCGAGATCATGTGGTTAGTTGTGGTAAAAGCAGTGGTGGTAGGAATCTGAGTGCTAGTGGTTGTGTTTTTGAGTACAGCACTACTGATAGTGGTAGGAAGCATGGTAGGTGGTGGGGGAGTGGAGGTGCTAAGCTGAGACGTTCGAGCAGCCCTTGTAGGCAATAACttggttattttttgtttgggGAAAGAATCTAAGGTCTCAGGATGTTTTTTCTCTTGGTCTTCAGGAAACTGTGTGTGCAATTCAATCTTATCTAAATGTTCTTCTATATGGTCAATGAGTTCAGACATCTGAGAAGTAATAGATTTCTGCAAAGCAACAGTATGATTCAGGTGACCTGCCTGATTGGGAAGGTCAAAGCGAGCTGCTTGTGAAGAAAGAGAGTTTCCATTCGAGTCGTAATTTGCAAGCTGTGAGTCCAGAATCTGTATAcctaaaaatagaaagaaaatatataaattaattatTCAATCCACTTTAGCAATCAAATGCTTCCTCTGCTTACTGCTTCTCCTGAATCTAATAGAGAATCACAAAAGGGGCCCACCCCGAAAAGAAACAACTAAACTGCCTGGGGTATCGTGATTTtctcctcttttaaaaaaaaaaatcactaagtgTTTGGCAATAGGCATGTTAAAATTACGGTTGTCATAGCACAAATTGATACTCCATCTCCCAAGCCTAAAGGTATCAGGCCAGATTCTTCACTGTCTTACACCTTATGTAAGCATTTATCTCTGTGCAAAGAAATCGTTTGATTTGGTAGTGTTCTGAACTCACATtgcacatgtttaaatgcttATACAGAGatgcaaggcagtgaagaatcaggccagTCATCTTCAAAACATTCTTAGTCTCTGCCAACCAGAGAAGCAGAAGTTACCAAGTCACACTTGTATTTGTCAATTttgcatacacctctaccccgatataacgctgtactcgggagccaaaaaatcttaccgcattataggtgaaactgcgttatattgaacttgctttgatccgccagagtgcgcagcccgccccgccccggagcactgctttaccgcgttatatccaaattcgtgttatatcaggtcgcgttatatcggggtagaggtatatatcTGTCTAAGGTACTTATAAAGCCCCTGTTGCTGCAGAATCTGGGTGCCTCAATCTTTTAATGTTATTATCCTCACAATGTAATCatcctgtgagatagggaagtaccACTATTTTCATTTTACACAGGCAcaaaaaggttaagtgacttgcaaaAAATCTCACAGAAGTCTGTGGAGGAGCATGAACTTGAGCCATTATGAGGGGAAGTGGATGAAGAGTTGTTAGAGGTGAGGAGGGGCAGGGTCCATCATAAGTAGTGGACTAAAATGTTCACCCTTTCCTAGAAGTTAAATGGAATCAGTTTCTAAGCAGCACAGTGCATTGTTGCTCTGTTAAAGCTATTAACTGGAGTCTGGTAGCAAAATATGCACAGTTTGGCATGATATAAGCTGCATACAACTCACACTATTGACAAAGGTTCCATTATGTTAAGATACTGTATATAGATCctatacaaaaaaacaaaacaaaaaatacctaACACTTTGGATAATAGTTCTTGGGAAGACTAACTAACTGGCACAGCTCCTTTGTCCACATTATCATTATCCAATAGCCAGCTGGATTTACTATTGGGTGTGGTGCTTCACCCTTATTCACTGTATTACCTCTAAGTACTGGAGGGTTAACCATGTAATGAAATTCCTAAGCAAACAAGAAACCACACACACCCAACACTTAGATAACCTAGAATTAATGGTGAAAGAATCTGACACTTCCTTCAATTGAAAAATCTCTAAGAAATGGATTTTCTCTCTGAGAAAAGTTAAGTGATAAGAAGACCATGTTAAGGTTCCACTTTACAAGATCACCATCTCATTAAAGTATGCAAATATTTGGGTGACCTTCACTGTATAACTTTAATTTTCCCCTACCACCAGACCGCAGCCAGAAACTAAGATAAGCAAGTTGACTCACAGGCTCACCTCATCAGTGATTGCCCTACTGTCCCTAATGTAAAACTACATGAAAGATGTATACTCATGCTTCCCTCAGAATTTTCCCCaatatatcttgattttgacCAGCAACATCTCTGCTCTTAAGAGCAAAAATGTGCAATACACACAAAATAGGTACCAGACTGAGATCACCTGAGGCGTAAGTCAGGATTTGACCTGAGGCTAGTGCACTAACTCTGTGTACTATTCCCCCTTCCTTAGCAACAGGTCTTTGCAAGAGAACAGACAGGAAGAAGACTAGAAACTGAATATATGGAGAATTTAGAAGGAGAGTACACTGTTAAGTAGCTTACACTCAGATTTCATCTGCCTTAAAAATTGATATAATTAGATACATATaggacttttgaaaaaaaaaagtagtggatttaaaatatacaaaaacacATCCATGGTTTCTTCTGTCTCAACTGGAAGCCCCTTTTTCCAGGGTGCTGTGCTAACTTCCATTATATTGGGTCATGAGGAAGTAAAAAATCTTCACAGTTAATTCAATTAATTGAAATGGAAAGACCACCTACCGCAGCTGCTGTCCTACAAGTTGGGAAATATATTTTAGGTTTCTAGAAGGGACATTAAGCAGCATAGAACAAAAAAACAGTTATGTTGTAAACTGGAATGCAAtaactttttaaagaaacttcCATTTAAAACCATAATCAGAATGGGAAAGAAAGATCCTTGTCATTATATACCAGTTTGTTACCACATGGCCTTTTCACAATCTATCCAACAgacagcaaaaaaaacccaaatagaGTCTTCCAAGAACAAATTATTGATTTTTCTGCAGGCTTTACTCAGTAGTTAGAAAGGGAAATCTACATGatttcatattttattatttaatgtgCACCACAAACTCAAAGGTCAAAATCTAGATGGTCAAAATACCAACAGTTTCCTCAGTTCCTAGTGCATTACCTCTAAGACAAGGAATTTGCTCAACAATACAGCAGATGTGGTCAGCTAAACCACCATTCCTTTCTCATTCTAAACAAAGGAGTGTGGGACTGAACCCCACTTGTAGAAGCCATGCTTTTAGACAAGCACCCAAAGTAGAGCAATGATGCAGTATTCATGTAAATTGGGTTGCGCAACCTGCAGATTACCAAATTCACTCCCTCAAATGACAGTCAGAaaactgcagtgtgtgtgtaatttatgCTGTGGGAAACAGTTTGGTTGGGTACAAAGAAGGATCTCATCACCCTACATGAATCTTCTCACCTTCTTCCACAAAGCCAACAGATGTACCTGAACACTCACTGATGTACTATCAGAAAGCAGACAGTTATTGCAGCCAGAGTCTGACTAATCACACCCTATATttttgaggttaaaaaaaatgtcagCTTTATTTCCTCATTTtcattttagattgtaagctcccaACCACAGGGACCTTAAGAAATTGTCAAGTGCTAGGCACACTAGTGGTATTATAATAGAATAGATAGTCTTGCTATTGAAGGAAGACAGACAAAGCAGTACACAAAccactatttaaaaaatataaaagaagagTATTCTACAGGACCATTCTCAAATAGTCCATATGCTAAACTACCTTGGAGGTCATCTCCTAGAGGCCATCCACCCTTAAAGGAAATGTCTAATAGGATTCTATGGGTATTCTCAGTAGATATCCACCAATATCACGGTTGGTTATTTGTATGGAGAATGTTGTCTATGTTCCAAATGAGAGTCTGAGAGGCAGAGCAGAAACCCCAAGTACTTTTTCAGCAATAGCTTCTGTGGCTGGAAACAGAAGATAAAACATCTCCTGAATCACAAATTGGTTCTGTGGTGGTTGAGCTGGAAAAATCAAGTTTGCACTGAATAAAACTGCTCCAATATGTGAGTATTTTTCTTTATCACTAATAACTaaccttgtggcacctttaagactaacagatgtattggagcataagctttcgtgggtaaatgcccacttcgtcggatgcatttaCTTCGTCAGATCCATTtcgtgggcattcacccacgaaagcttatgctccaatacatctgttagtcttaaaggtgccacaggactctctgttgctttttacagatccagactaacacggctacccctctgaaacttaacTGTAACCTTGTGCACATTTCTATCTGAAAAAACAAACTTAAAAGGTTTGTCACAAGAAGTGGGCTAGGCTTCTTGGTAACTACCTTTGAAAAGCTTATCAGCAATGTAGGCTTAAGGTAAACGAGCTCACACACATCATTTCCATAATTCAATATGAACAGGAGCCAGAAAAACAGCACAATTGAAAACAATGAGTATAACTCAGCAATTGTACTTTGGCAGATCAAGAGCCCAGCACAGTCACATGTTTTCTTCCCTCTTTCAATCCTCTACATACTCCTGGGGGAGAAAAGAGTGGGAGAAGTGTGATAAAAGTTAGATAATAAATTAATTACTTTGACTCTTCTGTTTTTGCACCCTAGGAGTTTAAGCCATTTGTTCCTTCCCCTGCCCTGGTTTCCTGGTGTTATCACAACAAATGCACCCTAACAGTTTCTGAACAAGTTATGCGGATGACCCTGCTAGACAGCATGCTTTTCTTCACC
This genomic window contains:
- the MANSC1 gene encoding MANSC domain-containing protein 1; the encoded protein is MSISITWWSTCTFLIMCYMIPGPSLSQDCSLEKMENVVIDMMLSLSKGIRGTEPIYTPTQETCINACCLEKNISGDRQCNLMIFDARRISQHPNCYLFYCPSKEACPMKPAKGLVSYRINRGIQILDSQLANYDSNGNSLSSQAARFDLPNQAGHLNHTVALQKSITSQMSELIDHIEEHLDKIELHTQFPEDQEKKHPETLDSFPKQKITKLLPTRAARTSQLSTSTPPPPTMLPTTISSAVLKNTTTSTQIPTTTAFTTTNHMISNFRTATEFARLRTSATTIKPIATSTDSTSSIDLFSLSVVALLNKDSLAPFQNMHQDNRQRDSEAYLLDDVPKSKHAPQSGDKSGLVAALLFGIVFLLLVIALIGRKMSQSLKRRRYNRLDYLINGMYADV